A stretch of Heliomicrobium undosum DNA encodes these proteins:
- the clpP gene encoding ATP-dependent Clp endopeptidase proteolytic subunit ClpP encodes MSYLVPMVVEQTNRGERAYDIYSRLLKDRIIILGSAIDDNVANLIIAQLLFLEAEDPDKDIHLYINSPGGAITSGFAIYDTMQLIRCDVSTICVGMAASMGAFLLTAGAKGKRYASPNAEIMIHQPLGGVKGQATEIEIHARHILKTRDRLNKILADRTGQPLERIERDTDRDYFMSAEEAKAYGIIDGVMEFKPPAKA; translated from the coding sequence ATGAGTTATCTGGTTCCAATGGTCGTCGAGCAAACCAATCGCGGTGAACGGGCGTATGACATCTATTCCCGGCTGTTGAAGGATCGGATCATTATCCTGGGCAGTGCCATTGACGATAATGTTGCCAATCTCATCATCGCCCAGTTGCTCTTTTTAGAGGCCGAGGATCCGGACAAAGACATCCACCTCTACATCAATAGTCCGGGAGGCGCGATCACATCAGGGTTTGCCATTTACGACACGATGCAACTGATTCGCTGCGACGTATCCACGATCTGCGTCGGGATGGCCGCCTCCATGGGCGCCTTCCTGTTGACCGCCGGCGCAAAAGGAAAACGCTACGCTTCACCGAACGCTGAGATCATGATCCACCAGCCCCTTGGCGGCGTCAAAGGCCAGGCCACGGAAATCGAGATCCATGCCCGCCACATCCTTAAGACCAGAGACCGCCTCAACAAGATCCTGGCGGACCGCACCGGCCAGCCTTTGGAACGGATCGAACGGGATACCGATCGCGATTACTTTATGTCGGCAGAGGAAGCAAAAGCCTACGGCATCATTGACGGGGTGATGGAGTTTAAGCCGCCGGCCAAGGCATGA
- the tig gene encoding trigger factor, protein MKASVERLENNQVSLQIEIDEATFEQGLEKAYKKVVRQVAVPGFRKGKTPRKILEARYGKEVLFEDAVEILVPEAYMQAIAENNVEPVEQPKIDVVQIEAGKPMIFKAVVTVKPEVTLGEYKGIEVEVQPAEVREEDVQRQLETMQKRHARLTTLSEGEAQMGDTAVIDFEGFKDGVPFPGGKGADHSLELGSNSFIPGFEEGLVGVPVGETVDLNLTFPEQYHAEELAGQPVVFKVTVKELKRKEYAPIDDEFAKDVSDFETLDELKEDIRKNLLSATEKAREQAKQKAVVEKVVGASQVDIPEVMIDNRADQMMEDYGHRLSYQGISMEQFLAMTKQTQKDLKAQFIPEAEKVVKQELVLEALAKVEGMSVSDEELNKEIEEMAANYRKPAAQIRKILESRGQIETLAQGILQEKAAKFLVDSAKEIAG, encoded by the coding sequence GTGAAGGCTTCAGTAGAACGGCTCGAAAACAACCAGGTTTCGTTGCAAATCGAGATCGACGAGGCAACATTCGAACAGGGGCTGGAAAAGGCCTATAAGAAAGTCGTCCGCCAGGTCGCCGTCCCCGGCTTCCGCAAAGGCAAGACCCCCCGCAAGATCCTGGAAGCCCGTTACGGCAAAGAAGTCCTCTTTGAAGATGCCGTCGAGATCCTCGTGCCGGAAGCATACATGCAGGCCATCGCGGAAAACAATGTGGAGCCTGTGGAACAGCCGAAAATCGACGTCGTTCAGATCGAGGCGGGCAAGCCGATGATCTTCAAGGCCGTCGTTACGGTCAAACCGGAGGTCACCCTCGGCGAATACAAAGGCATCGAGGTGGAAGTCCAGCCTGCAGAAGTGCGGGAAGAGGACGTTCAACGTCAACTGGAGACCATGCAAAAGCGCCATGCCCGCTTGACCACCCTGTCGGAAGGGGAAGCCCAGATGGGTGATACGGCGGTCATCGACTTTGAAGGCTTCAAGGACGGCGTGCCTTTCCCGGGTGGCAAGGGCGCCGACCACAGCCTGGAGTTGGGCAGCAACAGCTTCATCCCCGGTTTCGAAGAAGGACTTGTCGGTGTTCCGGTGGGTGAAACGGTTGACCTCAACCTGACCTTCCCCGAGCAGTACCATGCCGAAGAACTGGCCGGTCAGCCTGTCGTGTTCAAGGTCACCGTCAAAGAGCTCAAGCGCAAGGAGTACGCCCCCATCGATGACGAGTTTGCCAAGGATGTCAGCGATTTCGAGACCCTTGACGAATTGAAAGAAGATATCCGCAAAAACCTGTTGAGCGCGACCGAAAAAGCCCGCGAACAGGCCAAACAGAAGGCAGTCGTTGAAAAGGTCGTCGGGGCTTCCCAGGTGGATATCCCCGAGGTCATGATCGACAACCGCGCCGATCAGATGATGGAAGACTACGGACATCGTCTGAGCTACCAGGGCATCTCCATGGAACAGTTCCTCGCCATGACCAAGCAAACGCAGAAGGACCTGAAGGCGCAGTTTATTCCGGAAGCGGAAAAAGTGGTCAAACAGGAACTTGTTTTGGAAGCATTGGCGAAGGTCGAAGGAATGTCCGTATCCGATGAAGAACTGAACAAAGAGATCGAGGAGATGGCCGCCAACTACCGGAAACCGGCTGCCCAGATCCGGAAGATCCTTGAATCCCGCGGCCAGATCGAAACCCTCGCACAAGGCATACTCCAGGAAAAGGCCGCCAAGTTCCTAGTCGACAGCGCCAAAGAAATCGCTGGTTAA
- a CDS encoding XTP/dITP diphosphatase: MYNIILATQNMGKVREFEAMARAQTPALPVQWLSLRDFPQITDLEETGDTFRDNALMKAEQVARACGVPAMADDSGLVVDALNGAPGVYSARFAGEPKDDRRNNEKLLELLQDVPPEQRKARFVCVLALAMPDGQKFFAEGVCDGVIATEGRGDGGFGYDPLFYLPAYEKTFAELPAEIKNKISHRASAMEKMFFLLRVLLFPEPEPITRPNL; the protein is encoded by the coding sequence ATGTATAACATCATCTTGGCGACCCAAAACATGGGGAAGGTCCGTGAGTTTGAGGCCATGGCGCGGGCGCAAACACCGGCGCTACCGGTCCAGTGGCTGTCGTTGCGCGACTTCCCCCAGATCACCGATCTCGAGGAAACGGGCGACACCTTCCGCGATAATGCCTTGATGAAAGCCGAACAGGTTGCCCGCGCCTGCGGCGTTCCTGCCATGGCTGACGACTCGGGTCTGGTGGTGGACGCGCTGAACGGCGCGCCCGGCGTCTACTCGGCCCGCTTTGCCGGAGAGCCCAAGGACGACAGGCGCAACAACGAAAAACTGCTGGAGCTCCTTCAGGACGTTCCCCCCGAACAGCGGAAGGCCCGCTTTGTCTGCGTCCTGGCATTGGCCATGCCTGACGGGCAGAAGTTTTTTGCCGAAGGCGTCTGCGACGGGGTCATCGCTACGGAGGGACGAGGCGACGGCGGATTCGGTTATGATCCTCTCTTCTACCTGCCAGCCTACGAAAAGACCTTTGCCGAACTGCCTGCGGAGATCAAGAACAAGATCAGTCACCGGGCGTCGGCGATGGAAAAGATGTTCTTCCTGTTGCGCGTGTTGCTCTTTCCCGAGCCGGAACCGATCACCCGGCCGAATTTATAA
- the rph gene encoding ribonuclease PH, whose protein sequence is MARFDGRQADQLRPVQIQRRYLIHPEGSVLITVGNTKVICTATVEEKVPPFQKGSGKGWVTAEYGMLPRATGTRTQREVTRGKASGRTMEIQRLIGRALRSVVDMQRLGERTIWIDCDVIQADGGTRTASITGAFVALKDACDKLLKNKQIQKDPIIESLGAVSVGKVGGELLLDLAYEEDSKAEVDMNVVMTGSGRFVEVQGTAEGTPFGRDELDAMIQLAEKGIRELMDAQKLAFAESAQV, encoded by the coding sequence ATGGCACGTTTTGATGGCCGCCAGGCCGATCAACTGCGTCCGGTTCAAATCCAGCGGCGGTACCTGATCCATCCCGAGGGGTCTGTGTTGATCACCGTCGGCAACACGAAGGTGATCTGCACGGCTACGGTGGAGGAGAAGGTGCCACCCTTTCAAAAGGGATCCGGCAAGGGCTGGGTGACGGCCGAATACGGCATGCTTCCTCGGGCGACGGGAACCCGCACCCAGCGGGAGGTCACCCGCGGCAAAGCCTCTGGCCGCACCATGGAGATCCAGCGGCTGATCGGGCGGGCGCTCCGCTCTGTCGTCGACATGCAACGGCTCGGTGAGCGAACCATCTGGATCGACTGCGATGTGATCCAAGCCGACGGCGGTACCCGGACCGCCTCGATCACCGGCGCCTTCGTCGCCCTCAAGGACGCCTGCGACAAGCTGCTGAAGAATAAGCAGATTCAAAAAGACCCCATCATCGAGTCGCTGGGCGCCGTCAGTGTTGGCAAGGTAGGGGGCGAACTCCTGCTGGACTTGGCCTACGAGGAAGACTCGAAGGCCGAGGTGGACATGAACGTGGTCATGACTGGCAGCGGACGCTTCGTCGAGGTGCAGGGAACGGCCGAGGGAACGCCCTTTGGCCGCGATGAGTTGGACGCCATGATCCAATTAGCGGAAAAAGGCATTCGTGAATTGATGGATGCGCAGAAGCTGGCGTTTGCCGAGTCTGCCCAGGTGTAG
- a CDS encoding Fe-S-containing hydro-lyase — protein MKAVRLTTPLTQEALRQLKAGDTVLISGTIYTGRDAAHKRLVETLDRGEDLPFNVKDAVIYFVGPCPAKPGQVIGSAGPTSSYRMDTYSPRLIEQGLTGMIGKGLRGPAVVDAMKKHGCVYFVAIGGAGALMARSIKEAKVIAYDDLGTEAVRELVVEDFPVIVCIDAEGNNLYEQGRAQYQRN, from the coding sequence ATGAAAGCTGTACGGTTGACAACGCCGTTGACCCAGGAGGCCCTGCGCCAACTGAAGGCCGGCGATACGGTTCTGATCAGCGGCACCATCTACACCGGCCGCGACGCCGCCCACAAACGCCTGGTGGAAACCCTTGACCGTGGGGAAGATCTGCCGTTTAATGTAAAGGACGCCGTTATTTACTTCGTTGGCCCCTGTCCGGCCAAACCGGGCCAGGTGATCGGCTCTGCCGGCCCCACCTCGTCCTACCGGATGGACACCTACTCGCCCCGGCTGATCGAGCAGGGCCTGACCGGCATGATCGGCAAAGGTTTGCGGGGACCGGCTGTTGTCGACGCGATGAAGAAGCACGGTTGCGTCTACTTTGTCGCCATCGGCGGCGCCGGCGCGCTGATGGCCCGCTCTATCAAGGAAGCGAAGGTCATCGCCTATGACGACCTCGGCACCGAAGCCGTCCGCGAACTGGTCGTCGAGGACTTCCCGGTCATCGTCTGCATCGACGCCGAAGGCAACAACCTCTACGAACAAGGGCGGGCTCAGTACCAGCGGAACTAA
- a CDS encoding fumarate hydratase, producing the protein MRTITFEQIASAVEGLCIKANTQIGADVKEALEKAHAAEASPLGKTIIGHIMENNAIAENELVPICQDTGMAVVFVTIGQEVFVEGGLTDAINEGVRRGYEKGYLRKSVVKDPLIRVNTGDNTPAVIHYDIVPGDKLHIMVAPKGFGSENMSQLKMFKPADGVEAIKKFVIEAVEKAGPNPCPPIVVGVGIGGTMEKASFLAKKALLRHIGHHSEKEHIAALEKELLEKINNLGIGPQGLGGNTTALTVNVETYPTHIAGLPCAVNINCHVARHTEIEL; encoded by the coding sequence TTGCGTACTATCACATTCGAACAGATCGCTTCGGCTGTGGAAGGACTGTGCATCAAAGCCAACACCCAGATCGGCGCCGATGTGAAAGAAGCGCTGGAGAAGGCCCACGCTGCGGAAGCATCACCCCTGGGCAAGACGATCATCGGTCACATCATGGAGAACAATGCCATTGCCGAAAATGAACTGGTGCCCATCTGCCAGGACACGGGCATGGCTGTCGTCTTTGTCACCATCGGTCAAGAAGTCTTCGTGGAAGGCGGCCTCACCGACGCCATCAATGAAGGCGTGCGCCGCGGCTACGAAAAAGGCTACCTGCGCAAGTCCGTCGTCAAGGATCCCCTGATCCGCGTCAACACGGGCGACAACACGCCGGCCGTCATCCATTATGACATCGTTCCCGGGGACAAGCTGCACATCATGGTCGCTCCGAAGGGCTTTGGCAGCGAGAACATGAGCCAACTCAAGATGTTCAAGCCGGCGGATGGCGTGGAGGCCATCAAGAAGTTTGTCATCGAGGCTGTCGAAAAAGCCGGCCCCAACCCCTGCCCGCCCATCGTCGTCGGCGTCGGCATCGGCGGCACCATGGAAAAGGCCTCTTTCCTTGCCAAAAAAGCGCTGCTTCGCCATATCGGCCACCACAGCGAGAAAGAGCACATCGCCGCTCTGGAAAAAGAGCTGCTGGAGAAAATCAACAACCTAGGCATCGGACCCCAAGGTCTTGGCGGCAACACGACGGCGCTGACGGTGAACGTGGAAACCTACCCGACCCACATCGCCGGTCTGCCCTGCGCCGTCAACATCAACTGCCATGTGGCCCGTCACACCGAAATTGAGCTGTAA
- a CDS encoding acyl-CoA dehydratase activase yields the protein MKIGLDLGSRYVKAVFMEDGRLADYRYYDTLAFYREYGRKVDGELVVDYERLGWPLGAPITSTGYGRNLVKLAGGQVIPELRAHTRGAVFQTGMSDFTLLDLGGQDSKVIKVAGGRMVDFRTNDKCAASSGRYLENMAAVLAMDVAALGECRDKPVELSSTCAVFGESELIGQIIEGHPVEHLAAGVNRTIVKRVEPMLRELYSPVIVFTGGVARSQAIRVMLEEALDVQVILPEHPQLNGAIGCTV from the coding sequence GTGAAGATTGGACTTGACCTCGGCAGCCGCTATGTAAAGGCCGTTTTTATGGAAGACGGACGGCTTGCCGATTACCGCTATTACGACACACTTGCCTTTTATCGTGAATACGGCCGGAAGGTCGACGGCGAACTGGTCGTCGACTACGAGCGGCTCGGTTGGCCCTTGGGCGCGCCGATCACGTCGACGGGGTATGGGCGGAATCTGGTCAAGCTTGCCGGGGGGCAGGTGATTCCCGAGTTGCGGGCGCATACGCGGGGGGCGGTGTTTCAGACGGGGATGTCTGATTTTACGCTCCTCGACCTGGGCGGTCAGGACAGCAAGGTGATCAAGGTGGCGGGGGGGCGCATGGTCGACTTTCGCACCAATGACAAGTGCGCCGCCTCTTCGGGGCGTTACCTGGAGAATATGGCGGCGGTGTTGGCGATGGATGTGGCGGCGCTTGGCGAATGCCGGGACAAGCCGGTGGAACTGTCCTCCACCTGCGCCGTCTTCGGTGAATCGGAACTGATCGGCCAGATCATTGAAGGCCACCCCGTTGAACATCTGGCTGCCGGGGTGAACCGCACCATCGTCAAGCGTGTTGAACCGATGTTGCGGGAACTGTACAGCCCGGTCATCGTCTTTACCGGCGGCGTCGCCCGTAGCCAGGCGATCCGCGTCATGCTGGAGGAAGCCCTCGATGTACAGGTCATTCTTCCCGAACATCCGCAATTGAACGGGGCCATCGGCTGCACTGTGTGA
- a CDS encoding 2-hydroxyacyl-CoA dehydratase family protein, translating to MAEKVGLTTTIPVEIVYAAGKIPVDLNNLFITCDAPGRLVDRAEQAGYPRNICGWIKGLYTTLLEQESLRQVIAVTQGDCSNTHALMETWQVAGVRVIPFAFPYDRDKDLLRLQVEKLMQALGADWEAVGRWKKRLDQVRKKAHEIDRLTWEAGVVDGQTNHLALVGCSDFNGDPDAYEAYLDRLIAEAGRKAYQDSTQALTGDSQAVRLAYVGVPPIVSDLYTYIESMGAQVVFNEVQRQFAMPFDEDDIIEQYRRYTYPYTIFDRIDDINREVARRRIDGIIHYTQSFCYRQIEDIILRQRTAVPVLTLEGDRPGPLDARSRMRIDAFLDMLAG from the coding sequence ATGGCGGAAAAAGTGGGATTGACCACGACGATCCCCGTAGAAATCGTCTATGCAGCGGGAAAAATTCCGGTGGACTTGAATAACCTCTTTATCACCTGCGACGCGCCGGGCCGGTTGGTCGACCGGGCGGAACAGGCCGGCTACCCGCGCAACATCTGCGGCTGGATCAAAGGCCTTTATACGACGCTGCTTGAACAGGAGAGCCTGCGGCAGGTCATCGCCGTCACCCAAGGCGATTGCTCCAATACGCATGCCTTGATGGAGACATGGCAGGTGGCCGGCGTGAGGGTGATCCCTTTCGCCTTTCCCTACGACCGCGACAAGGATCTCTTACGTTTGCAGGTGGAGAAGTTGATGCAGGCGTTGGGCGCTGATTGGGAAGCCGTGGGCCGGTGGAAAAAACGGCTCGATCAGGTGCGGAAAAAGGCCCATGAGATCGACCGGCTCACCTGGGAAGCGGGTGTTGTCGACGGGCAGACGAATCATCTCGCCCTTGTCGGCTGTTCCGATTTCAACGGCGATCCGGACGCCTATGAGGCCTATCTGGATCGGCTCATCGCTGAGGCCGGGCGGAAGGCGTACCAGGATTCGACACAGGCGTTGACCGGTGATTCACAGGCGGTGCGACTGGCTTACGTGGGGGTCCCCCCGATTGTCTCCGATTTGTATACTTATATAGAAAGCATGGGCGCGCAGGTGGTCTTTAACGAAGTCCAGCGGCAGTTTGCCATGCCCTTTGATGAGGATGATATCATCGAGCAGTACCGTCGTTACACCTATCCCTATACGATTTTCGACCGGATTGACGATATCAACCGGGAGGTGGCGCGGCGGCGCATCGACGGGATCATCCATTACACGCAGAGTTTCTGTTACCGGCAGATTGAGGATATCATCCTTCGGCAGCGCACGGCGGTGCCGGTGTTAACCCTGGAGGGGGACCGGCCGGGGCCGCTCGATGCGCGGAGCCGGATGAGGATTGACGCCTTTCTAGACATGCTCGCGGGGTAG
- the murI gene encoding glutamate racemase gives MKRCQPIGIFDSGVGGLTVAREVFRQMPGEEILYFADTAHVPYGPRPASELIRFALEITDFLVAEGAKLILVACNTSSSLALDIIRERHKVPVVGVVNPGAEEAVRLSRNGRIGVLATEATIRKGAHSQRVGELNSAMQVYGQACPRFVPLVESGRYGGDEARAASRQYLSPLIEAGVDTIVLGCTHYPFLEPVIREMIGEKITLIDPACQTVAQGKALMEKGIIPFRDPRGPKPRHRFYVSGDPESFARVGGALLGVPLFNDTWQVCLDGILEREWSQKVVFA, from the coding sequence TTGAAGCGTTGCCAACCTATTGGCATATTTGACTCGGGCGTCGGCGGCTTGACCGTGGCGCGTGAAGTGTTTCGCCAAATGCCGGGGGAAGAGATCCTCTATTTTGCGGACACGGCCCATGTCCCCTACGGTCCACGCCCTGCTTCGGAGTTGATCCGATTCGCCCTGGAGATCACCGACTTTCTGGTTGCCGAAGGGGCGAAATTGATCCTTGTCGCCTGCAATACGAGTTCTTCCTTGGCCCTTGATATCATCCGGGAGCGCCACAAGGTGCCTGTTGTCGGTGTCGTCAACCCCGGCGCGGAAGAAGCTGTCCGGCTCAGCCGGAACGGGCGGATCGGGGTGTTGGCGACGGAAGCGACCATCCGCAAAGGGGCGCACAGCCAGCGGGTGGGGGAATTAAACAGCGCCATGCAGGTCTACGGCCAGGCCTGTCCGAGATTCGTTCCTCTCGTTGAGTCGGGGCGTTATGGCGGCGATGAGGCGCGGGCGGCCTCCAGGCAATACCTGTCGCCGTTAATCGAGGCCGGTGTCGATACCATCGTGCTGGGCTGCACCCATTACCCCTTTTTGGAGCCGGTCATCCGGGAAATGATCGGGGAGAAGATCACCTTGATTGATCCGGCTTGCCAGACCGTGGCGCAGGGAAAAGCGTTGATGGAAAAGGGGATCATCCCCTTCCGGGATCCCCGGGGGCCCAAGCCGCGCCACCGCTTTTATGTCAGCGGTGACCCTGAGTCTTTCGCCAGGGTGGGCGGCGCTCTTCTCGGCGTTCCGCTGTTCAACGACACCTGGCAGGTGTGCCTCGACGGCATCCTGGAGAGGGAATGGAGCCAGAAAGTGGTCTTTGCTTGA
- a CDS encoding N-acetylmuramoyl-L-alanine amidase codes for MKQARHKLVVCCLLTAAVSALIYSPTTVLAAPAPNLSGSAASLQSGQGVNSSAFTVTVEGQVVNVRTGPGTNYSIITTVNKGQRLTAMESQSGWTRVSLPDGRAGWIADWLIALVTPTTSAPSDPVAPALSQTVPSAAGPAVPLSGSVNAVSGAEKPVSASVNPVLGTTMINQQQKPVIQKDLRAWNATALSPVNIRNGPGMAYDVIRTVPAGESFDLLQVRDGWYQLAQKGQVAGWSASWLFSTQAPAAGTTGVAGSNGVTPSRGTPGTASTRPVAALLSGKTIVIDPGHGNVNVKWNVIDDGAKGSNGTREKDITLDVGRRLADILKARGVNVILTRTADQVIRSDNDLKFRADKANNAKADLYVSIHCDSHTVPETGGTTTYYFYKDDESRQGEGMRMRMAGMVQQSLVAALGRRDIGIKGANFAVLRETTMPAVLVEMMFISNPEEEKLLNQEAVRTKAATAIADGLQRFFEQP; via the coding sequence ATGAAACAAGCAAGACACAAGCTGGTGGTCTGTTGCCTGCTGACCGCTGCCGTGAGCGCCCTCATATACTCTCCAACGACGGTGTTGGCGGCGCCCGCCCCCAACCTTTCCGGTTCTGCCGCTTCACTGCAGTCCGGTCAGGGTGTAAACAGCAGCGCTTTTACAGTCACGGTCGAGGGACAGGTTGTCAACGTCCGTACCGGACCAGGGACAAATTACTCCATTATAACGACCGTGAACAAGGGACAACGGCTTACCGCCATGGAGAGTCAAAGCGGTTGGACCCGGGTCAGTCTACCTGACGGTCGAGCGGGATGGATTGCCGATTGGCTGATTGCGCTCGTCACTCCTACGACCTCTGCCCCTTCCGACCCTGTTGCGCCTGCACTTTCTCAGACCGTTCCATCAGCTGCCGGTCCGGCCGTTCCCCTTTCGGGGTCCGTAAATGCTGTCTCCGGAGCGGAAAAACCTGTTTCGGCGTCTGTGAATCCGGTTTTAGGCACAACCATGATCAATCAGCAACAGAAACCTGTGATCCAGAAGGACCTGCGGGCCTGGAATGCGACAGCCCTATCGCCTGTTAATATCCGCAACGGTCCTGGGATGGCATATGATGTGATAAGAACGGTTCCAGCCGGTGAAAGTTTTGATCTCCTTCAGGTTCGGGATGGGTGGTATCAACTGGCGCAAAAGGGCCAGGTTGCCGGATGGTCTGCATCGTGGCTGTTTTCGACCCAGGCCCCTGCTGCCGGAACGACTGGCGTCGCCGGATCGAATGGTGTTACGCCCAGCCGCGGCACGCCGGGAACGGCGTCCACCCGGCCGGTGGCTGCCCTCCTCTCGGGAAAAACGATTGTCATCGATCCCGGCCATGGAAACGTCAATGTAAAATGGAACGTCATCGATGATGGCGCCAAAGGGTCCAATGGCACGCGCGAAAAAGACATCACCCTGGACGTGGGACGCCGGCTCGCCGACATCCTCAAGGCGAGAGGAGTCAATGTGATCCTGACGAGGACGGCCGATCAGGTCATCCGCTCCGATAATGACCTGAAATTTCGCGCCGACAAGGCCAACAATGCCAAGGCCGACCTGTATGTGAGCATCCATTGCGATTCCCATACTGTTCCGGAAACGGGCGGCACGACCACCTATTATTTTTATAAAGACGATGAATCGCGGCAGGGGGAAGGGATGCGTATGCGAATGGCCGGCATGGTCCAGCAATCGCTGGTCGCTGCCTTGGGACGCCGCGATATCGGGATCAAGGGCGCCAACTTTGCCGTGCTGAGGGAAACGACCATGCCGGCCGTCTTGGTGGAAATGATGTTCATCTCCAATCCGGAGGAAGAAAAGCTGCTTAATCAGGAAGCGGTGCGGACCAAGGCTGCGACGGCGATTGCCGACGGCTTGCAGCGCTTCTTTGAACAGCCCTGA
- a CDS encoding GerMN domain-containing protein has protein sequence MDRERSWSAGIILVVTALVIAFGLGGCSAVDRFISMKDDFKAKETGAAKNEQLVKNEQTVTQGQALPVDGTATVEPPPGPEQAIMLYFADAKGQNLVVEKRSISKTGSIAKAAVNELIKGPVIHSGALPTIPTGTRLIDININKEGLCTVNLSKELQKNHQGGSASEALTVYSIVNTLTQFQAVQKVQLLVEGKKIETLAGHMDVSQAMARKNSMIANEGETAHKASGEMQKGAGAANGANATEKKNN, from the coding sequence ATGGACAGGGAGCGCAGTTGGTCGGCCGGCATTATCCTGGTGGTGACGGCCCTGGTTATCGCATTCGGTCTGGGCGGATGCTCGGCCGTCGATCGCTTCATCTCCATGAAGGACGATTTTAAGGCCAAGGAGACGGGCGCCGCGAAAAACGAACAGTTGGTCAAAAACGAACAGACTGTAACACAGGGACAGGCCCTGCCGGTCGACGGGACAGCCACGGTGGAGCCCCCGCCCGGACCGGAACAGGCGATCATGCTCTATTTCGCTGACGCCAAAGGACAGAATCTGGTCGTAGAAAAACGGTCGATTTCCAAAACGGGGAGTATCGCCAAAGCGGCGGTGAACGAACTGATCAAGGGCCCCGTCATTCATTCAGGCGCGCTGCCCACAATCCCCACGGGCACGCGGCTGATCGATATCAATATCAACAAGGAAGGGCTCTGCACGGTCAACCTGAGCAAGGAACTGCAAAAGAACCATCAGGGAGGGTCGGCCAGCGAAGCATTGACGGTGTACTCCATCGTCAACACGCTCACACAGTTCCAGGCAGTTCAAAAGGTGCAGCTCCTCGTAGAGGGGAAAAAGATTGAGACGCTGGCCGGCCATATGGACGTATCTCAGGCGATGGCAAGGAAAAATTCGATGATCGCCAACGAGGGGGAAACGGCGCATAAGGCTTCCGGCGAAATGCAAAAGGGCGCCGGCGCTGCGAACGGGGCCAATGCGACGGAGAAGAAAAACAATTAA
- a CDS encoding ZIP family metal transporter has protein sequence MTDLLPGLIWPILGISLIAGLATTGGALCVLMLGSLGARTLSVLLGFAAGVMLSVVALDLLPSAWNWGGPWSVVTGFCLGALLIALCDVLLTQFALSSKRGRQAGPLRKMGYLIALGISLHDFPEGIAIAAGTAAESHLGWVVALSIGLHNIPEGVATAAPLRMSGMAPWKIIGLTMVMAFFTPLGTLLGFGLLALSTKSIAQLLALAGGAMVYLVWDELWPEASKRSPHWAFTGAIVGALGMAALSGMHH, from the coding sequence ATGACAGACCTTTTACCCGGTCTGATCTGGCCCATATTGGGGATCAGTCTGATCGCCGGCTTGGCTACGACTGGTGGGGCCTTATGCGTATTGATGCTTGGTTCATTAGGCGCGCGGACCCTGAGTGTGCTCCTCGGCTTCGCCGCCGGGGTCATGCTCAGCGTCGTTGCTCTGGATCTGCTCCCATCAGCCTGGAATTGGGGAGGCCCCTGGTCGGTTGTCACCGGCTTTTGCCTGGGCGCCCTGCTCATCGCTCTTTGTGACGTGCTGTTGACCCAGTTTGCCCTTTCATCAAAGCGGGGGAGACAGGCGGGACCCCTGCGCAAGATGGGCTACCTCATCGCCCTGGGCATCTCCTTGCATGACTTTCCTGAGGGCATCGCCATCGCCGCCGGAACGGCGGCAGAGAGCCACCTAGGCTGGGTCGTGGCGCTGTCCATCGGTTTGCATAACATCCCCGAAGGGGTCGCCACGGCGGCGCCGCTGCGCATGAGCGGCATGGCGCCCTGGAAAATCATCGGACTCACCATGGTCATGGCCTTTTTCACCCCTTTGGGCACCCTGCTCGGATTCGGCCTCCTGGCGCTGTCGACGAAGTCGATCGCCCAGTTGCTCGCCTTAGCCGGGGGCGCCATGGTGTATCTGGTCTGGGACGAACTGTGGCCGGAAGCGAGCAAGCGCTCGCCTCACTGGGCTTTCACCGGCGCGATTGTGGGGGCGTTGGGCATGGCTGCCCTCTCGGGAATGCATCACTAA
- a CDS encoding sulfite exporter TauE/SafE family protein — protein MSNSRTNIILILSGLSTGLINGLIGIGGGTIVIPTMVFLLGVAQHQAHGTSLAVILPTSVASAFVYWWKGHLSWSLFWPIVLTGVAGAYLGARLMNRLSPERLRQLLGIVMIAAGVRLLWK, from the coding sequence CTGAGCAACAGTCGCACGAACATCATACTGATCCTGTCCGGATTGTCGACCGGTCTCATCAACGGTCTCATCGGCATCGGCGGCGGGACGATCGTCATCCCTACCATGGTCTTCCTGCTCGGCGTCGCCCAGCACCAGGCTCATGGGACCTCGCTCGCCGTCATCCTGCCAACCTCCGTGGCCAGCGCCTTCGTCTACTGGTGGAAGGGGCATCTTTCCTGGTCGCTCTTCTGGCCCATCGTGCTGACAGGGGTGGCCGGCGCCTATCTGGGCGCGCGGCTGATGAACCGCCTTTCCCCCGAGCGCCTGCGCCAGTTGCTTGGCATCGTCATGATCGCGGCTGGGGTGCGGCTGCTATGGAAATGA